In the genome of Caldisphaera lagunensis DSM 15908, the window CTGTTGATACACATATAAGAAGAATTGCATTGAGATGGGGGTTAAGTGATAAAAATTCTTATAAAAGTATATCTCAAGCATTAATTGAATTTTTTGGGCCTGATCTATCGAATAAAGCCCATAAGTTATTAATAACATTTGGGAGAATTTATTGTAAAGCAAAAAATCCGAGGTGTAAAGAATGCTTTCTAAAGGAGATTTGTCCCTCTGCCCAAATTTAATTGCCGTTTCATTACCAAACAAGAAATCATGGGCATTTGAAGAAATAAGCGATACAATATTCGAAAAAGATCCAAATGCTTATATATTAGAATCAAAATATAATGGTGTTTTCTTAATTTATTTAAAAGAAAATAATATAGATGCAATTATGAAAAATGTCTTAGCCTATCAACATGCATTTCTAAGCAGAATTGTTCCAGTAAAATCATGTGGTAATGATTTAAAATATGTTATAGAAAATTCTTTGTTAATCTTACCTAAAGGCTTTATAAAATTAATAGTACATCTTAGGGAACCTTTAAAAAATGTAATAAAAGAAAATGAAATTTCAGATTTAATAATAAGCTATGGATATAAATTAACAAAGAAATCAAGTAATGCTCTCATTTTAGAAAGCATAGATGAAATATTTGTTTCAACAAGCGGTATTATTAGAAAATGCGGCCCCTCATGCATAACTGTTTATTAGTAATAGCAAAAATTATATCAAGTTTAAAGAATACTTTCAGAAGTGAGAGTGAGATTAGTTAATGAGGTTACTGAAAGTGATTAATATGATTAAATATTCATTGCTGAAGGGGCTGAATCATGTCTGGAAAAATATTTACTAATAGAGGAGTATTTGATGAAACATATATTCCATCAACATTACTTGTTAGAGATTCTGAGGCAAATGTGTTAATAACAAGGTATTTATCAAGGCTTGGTGAAGGTTCCGGTTCTACTGATGTTACTGTTTTGTATGGATCTATAGGTAAGGTAGGTATAGGAAAAACTACTTTAGCAAAATATGTTTCTAGGGTTTTATCTAAGAAGGCGGAAGATAAGGGTATAAATTTCAAGCCTGTTTATATAAACGTTTATGGTGCATCTAGCTTGCATCAAATACTTTCTAGAATAGTTTCTGAATTAGAGATGAACATACCTGTTAGAGGAAATGCAACTATAGAAGTATTAAAAGCAATTTCGGATTTTCTTTATATAAAAGATGCGTATGCATTAATTATACTAGATGAATTCCAATCCTTGCTTATGTCTTCTAAGCTAAGCGATGATGAATTTTATCTTCTTCTTAGGGTCTATGAAGAAATTCCTCCAAAGGATAATATTAATAGGCTTAATTTCATGCTAGTTTCACAAGACTTCAGGATTTTAAGTTATATGAAAGAAAGAATACCTCAAGTAGAATCTCAAATAGGTTTTAGGGTTCATCTAAGACCATATAGCAGCGATGAATTGAAGACAATAATTGAGCAAAGGGCAATTGAGGGACTTTATGAGAATTCTTATAATCAAGATATTTTAAACATGATTGCAGATTATTATGGATATAATGATATAAAGGGAGGAGAGGGAAGTGCCAGAAAGGCTATACTTACTTTAAGGATGGCAGCGGAGATAGCTGATGCAGAAAATTCTGGTAGAATAGAAGAAAGGCATGTAAGAGAAGCTCTGAGTACTAATGCAGTTTCAAATATACCTTTAGATATAATAAGGGCATTAAGCTTACATGAGTTGCTTATATTGCAATCTATTTCTAATTTATTGGTAGCTAAGGGGGGATGGCTAACTAGTGGGGAAGTTGAGGATGAATATTCTCACCTTTCTTATGCATATGGGGAAGAGCCTAGGAAACATACACAGTTTTATGAATACATAAAGAATTTAAATAATATGGGTCTAATTGAAAGCAAGATATCAGGTAAAGGAATTAGAGGTAAAACAACTATTATAAGATTACCATTAGATATACCAGCTGAGAGATTAAAAGAAGTTTTAGAATCTATATTATTAGATAGAATTGGAGGGCCTAAACCAGAACAAGGTAATTAAGAATGGATATTGAGAAGATTTTAGCAAGCAAAGGAAAAGTAAGGATATTGAAGGTATTAATGAAAGAAGGTCAAATTAATATATCTAGGCTTGCAAAGCTAACAGGCTTGCATCATGATGTCATAGTAAAAAATATGGAAGAGCTTAAGGAAATGGGAATTGTAGAGGAAAAAAGGTATGGTAGGCTTAGAATTTATATGATAGATTTAAGAGATCCTAAAATAAGCGGATTATATGAGATTTTTAAAGAAATTGAAAACCTTTAAGGTTAGAATGTATTATTTTATTGGGTGTAAAAATGGCTCAGATGGTTGATGTTACTAATAAACCAATTATTTATAGGGAGGCTGTAGCAAGTGGGGAAATAAAATTAAGGGAAGAAACTATAAAAAGAATATTAAATAAAGAAATAGAAAAAGGTGATGTTGAGGCAGTGGCTTCTGTAGCATCTATTATGGCAGCTAAAGATGCATCAAAAATAATCCCATTAGCTCATCCATTACCTATAACAGGTGTTAGTGTTAATTTTTCTTATGATAAAAATACTGTTAAAATAACTGTTAAGGTGAAAACTAAGGCTGAAACTGGTGTAGAAATGGATGCATTAGCTGGAGTTACTGCAGGTTTATTAGCTGTATGGGACATGGTTAAGCAATATGAGAAAGATTCCCTAGGAATGTATCCCAATACTATGATAACAAATGTAAAAGTTGAGAGTAAGATAAAGAAAGAAGATTAAAAGAGTTCAATCTTCCTTATACGTTTCCGTTTCTAATTATTAAATAGGGTAGTTAGGTTGAAATTTGAAAAAAGACTAAAGCTGCTAAGTTATGATTCAATGGTGAGGAGGACTAAGGTTTTAATGAAAAAAGACTATATTTTATCTCTTTCAGGTGGAACAATAAACGCAAAAAAAGGCGATGAAATAGATCTACCAAGATGGCAGGCACTGTATCTTAAGAGCATAGATGTTGCAGACATAAAAGAAGAAGAGGTTGATATAAATTATTTGAATTCATATCATTTTAAGGAAAAAAGAAATCAAGCACCCAATCAACTATCTCCCCTACCCCAAGATTTTTATATCAAAATAAGTAGTTTTATAAAGAGCTTAGATAAAGCAATTTCTCAAAATCCTACTCATATGTTAATAAATGATAGGGAGGCGGCAGAGAAAAATTTTATTGAGCTTTCAGAAAGCAGATTGCTTAAATTAATTAGGCTATCTCAAACAAATGGAGATGATTTAAGGGATCGTATGACTCCAGAAGAATTCTTAATTTATTCTACAATAAAAAATATCATATTTTCATGGAGAAGTTACATATTAAATTTATCAAAGGGAGGGGTTAACAATGAGCAATGAAGTTTCTCAAGAAATAAGTTATGGAGAGAAATTTAAGGACTTTCTAAGGAATTTTAGAGATTCTACTGGGGCATTCAAATATGTTGAAAGGATACATAGAATGATGAATATGGATATGTCAAGTCTAAACGTTGATTATCCTGATTTATATAGGTATAATACAAATTTAGCAGAAATATTAATAGATAATCCAGAGGAAATCTTAAATCAATTTGGGGAAGCATTAAAAGATATAGTTTCCAGTGAAGATCCAAGCTATGCTGAGAAGAAAAACAAATTCCATATAAGGATCTATGGTTTGTTCAATACAATAAAGATTAGAGATATTAGAACTAATCATGCTGGTAAACTCATACAAATAGAGGGTATAATTACTAGGATGCATCCAATTAGAAGTAAGATGATTAAGGCTACATTTAAACATGAAAAAGAAGGATGCAATGCGGAATTTTATTGGCCAGCTGAAGAAAATGAATATCTAGAAGATAAGATAGAAAAGCCTACTATTTGTCCTATATGCGGAGAAGCAGGGGGTAAATTTACATTAGTAAAAAATAAATCGCTTTATATTGATTGGCAAGAGCTAACAATCCAAGAAAAGCCTGAAGACGTTCCAGGAGGTCAAATGCCTAGAAGTATACCAGTACAGCTAATGGATGATTTAGTAGATATTGCAAGACCTGGAGATAGGGTAACAATTGTAGGAAGCGTTAAACTACAGCAAACTGGAAGCACATCATTAAGTCCATTGTTTGAATTGTATTTAGAAGCAAATAGTGTTAAAGTTTCAGAAAAGGTATTGGAAGAGATAAGTATAACAAGAGAAGATGAGGAAAAAATTTTAGATTTAAGTAAGGATCCATGGATTAGGGAAAAAATAATTTCTAGCATTGGAACAACAATTTTTGGTCATTGGGATCTCAAAGAAGCAATAGCTTTACAATTATTTGGAGGTATTCCAAAGCAGGCTGCAGATGGAACAAGGATAAGAGGTGATATACATGTTTTATTTGTTGGAGACCCAGGTGTTGCAAAAAGTCAATTATTGCAATCAGCATCAAGAGTTGCGCCTAGGGCAGTTTTTACAAGCGGTAAAGGTTCTACCGCGGCAGGATTAACTGCTACGGTTGTTAAAGATTCTAGGACTGGGGAATTTTATTTAGAAGCAGGAGCTCTTGTATTAGCAGATGGAGGTTTAGCAATTATAGATGAATTTGATAAGATGAGACCTGAAGATAGAATTTCTATACATGAAGCTATGGAACAGCAAACAATAAGTATTTCTAAAGCAGGTATTGTTGCAAGACTTAACGCTAGAGCAAGCGTTTTGGCAGCAGGAAATCCAAAATGGGGTATGTACGATATAAATAAGCCTTTTCCGGATAATGTAATTTTACCGCCAACAATATTATCAAGGTTTGATTTAATTTTTGTAGTAAGAGACTTTATTCAGATGGAAAAAGATAGAAGATTAGCAAGGCATATATTAGATGTCCATAGCGATTATGATAAGTTTGCACCTGAAATAGATCCACAGCTATTAAAGAAATATATTATATATGCAAAAAGGTATGTAAAACCAAAGCTTACAGAAGAGGCAAAGAATTTAATAGAAACATTTTTCGTGGCATTGAGGGGTAGCGCATTAAGCAGTTCAAACCAAGAAGGAGGCCAAACTCCAGTACCAATAACAGCAAGACAATTAGAAGCTATAGTAAGGTTAGCAGAAGCTCATGCTAAGATGTCATTGAAAAATGAAATAACAGAGGAAGACGCAGAAGAGGCTATAAGGCTTACTGTGTCTTTCTTAACAAGCGTTGGTCTTGATATAGAAACTAACACAATAGATGCAAATATAATAACAACAGGGGCAAGTTTACAATCAAGAAAATTGATGTCAATCCTAGTTGATTCGCTTAAGCGTTTAACAGAAACTAAGCAGTGCGTTAGATCTGAAGATTTAGTTAATGATATAGTTAATAATCATAAGGTTGCAAAAGATAAGGTAATTGAGGCCCTTCAAAGAGCACATAGAGAAGGCATGATTATAGAAATTAGAAATGGTTGCTATAAGCCAGCCTAGATGTAGTTTTTGTAGTTTTTTCAATACCACTTTATGAAATCAATTTAATTTGATTTTCTATTCCTAATTTTGTGGTAGCTTGTTGATTATATATTTAACTTCCTCATGAGACAATTTAATAAAAAATGGTAAAGCAACTGTGAGCAACCTAAGGAATATCTTTTAAGGAAAGTTAAAACTTAGTATATAAAGCCTCTTAATAATGTAATAAGAAGGGATTAGAATTGCCAAATGATATAACAAAAAAACTAATGGAATTGATGGGCTATGAGTCATTATATCCACCTCAACAAATGGCATTAGAGAAAGACTTGGAAAATGGAAAAAGTTTATTAATTGCATCCCCCACAGCCTCTGGTAAAACATTTATTGCACTTGATGCAATCTTAAATTCATTAAACAAAAAGAAGAAAAGGGCCATATATACTGCCCCCCTTAGAAGCATAGCATCTCAAAAATATAGAGAATTTAAAAGAGTTGAAGAAATGGGCTATAAAGTTAGGTTAAGCATTGGCGATTATGAGGAAGGCCCTCCAAAGTCGGATATTTTAATAACTACATATGAAAGGCTTGATTCTATAATTAGGAACTCTCCAAACATTTTAAATGAAATAGGGAGTGTTGTAATAGATGAAGTACATTATGTAGATGATGAAAAAAGAGGTCCTGTATTAGAAACTTTGATATCAAAAATACTTTATAAAAACCCAGAATTGCAAATAGTAGCATTAAGTGCAACCGTTCCAAATGCAGAGGAAATATCTAAATGGATAAATTCTGACCTTGTATATTCTACATGGAGACCAGTTCCTCTATATGAAGGAGTTTACAAAGATGGACTAATAAAATTCATTGATGGTAAAACAAAAGAAATAGAAACTATAGCCAAGGAACCAAGCATTGATTTAATAATAGATGAGTCAAATCAAGGAGGACAATCATTAGTTTTTTCCCAATCTAGAAAGAGGGTAGTTCAATTAGCAAAGAAATCATCAAGTTTTTACCAATATTATAAATATGATAAAAATTTAGCAAAAAATTTCTCCAAAAAGATTTTATCAACAAATGGACCTAGGAGTTTAAGAGAAGAATTATCTCAATTGATTTTAAAAGGGGTTGCTTATCATCATGCAGGATTATCAAATGAGCAAAGAAGCATTGTTGAAGAAGCGTTTGAAAGAAATGCGATAACAGCCATTTTCGCAACACCAACCTTGGCTGCAGGAGTTAACTTGCCAGCAAGGAGGGTTATAGTTGAGGAGTATTATAGATTTGAAAGGGGTTATAGATCACCAATAAAAGTATCAGAATATAAGCAATTAGCAGGTAGGGCTGGTAGGCCTGGTCTAGATCCATATGGGGAAGCAATTATTGCCGCTAAAAAATCTGATGAATTTGAAGATTTGTTTCAAATATATATAAAAGGGAATTTAGAAAGGCTTGAAAGCAAATTATCCGGTCTTAAAGGGTTAAGGCATTCAGTATTAGGGGCCGTTGCATCTGGTATAGCAAATGATTATGAAAGCATATATGAATTACATAAGAAAACTTTATATTATATACAAAGGGGTGAAAAGACTATTACGCAATTACTAAAAACAGCTATTAAACAATTAATTGATTGGGAACTAATTAATGAGGAGAACAAAAAATTAATTCCAACAAATCTTGGATATGTCACATCAAAAACTTATCTAGACCCTGAAAGCATACCAATTTTAAAGAATATATTAAATAAAATAAAGAAAATTAATGAGACATTAATTTTATATATAATATCCTCAATGCCAGATATAAACCCCTTTATTGTAAATAAGTCTGAAGAAGACAAAATTATGGATAGGGTTATAGAGGATGCACCAGAATTAATTGATATAATAGATTGGATGGGGCCGGATGAAGTTGAAATCATAAAAACAATGTTTGTATTAAAGGATTGGATAAATGAAGTTTCAGAAGATAAGATTTCAG includes:
- a CDS encoding Cdc6/Cdc18 family protein; translation: MSGKIFTNRGVFDETYIPSTLLVRDSEANVLITRYLSRLGEGSGSTDVTVLYGSIGKVGIGKTTLAKYVSRVLSKKAEDKGINFKPVYINVYGASSLHQILSRIVSELEMNIPVRGNATIEVLKAISDFLYIKDAYALIILDEFQSLLMSSKLSDDEFYLLLRVYEEIPPKDNINRLNFMLVSQDFRILSYMKERIPQVESQIGFRVHLRPYSSDELKTIIEQRAIEGLYENSYNQDILNMIADYYGYNDIKGGEGSARKAILTLRMAAEIADAENSGRIEERHVREALSTNAVSNIPLDIIRALSLHELLILQSISNLLVAKGGWLTSGEVEDEYSHLSYAYGEEPRKHTQFYEYIKNLNNMGLIESKISGKGIRGKTTIIRLPLDIPAERLKEVLESILLDRIGGPKPEQGN
- the mcm gene encoding minichromosome maintenance protein MCM, yielding MSNEVSQEISYGEKFKDFLRNFRDSTGAFKYVERIHRMMNMDMSSLNVDYPDLYRYNTNLAEILIDNPEEILNQFGEALKDIVSSEDPSYAEKKNKFHIRIYGLFNTIKIRDIRTNHAGKLIQIEGIITRMHPIRSKMIKATFKHEKEGCNAEFYWPAEENEYLEDKIEKPTICPICGEAGGKFTLVKNKSLYIDWQELTIQEKPEDVPGGQMPRSIPVQLMDDLVDIARPGDRVTIVGSVKLQQTGSTSLSPLFELYLEANSVKVSEKVLEEISITREDEEKILDLSKDPWIREKIISSIGTTIFGHWDLKEAIALQLFGGIPKQAADGTRIRGDIHVLFVGDPGVAKSQLLQSASRVAPRAVFTSGKGSTAAGLTATVVKDSRTGEFYLEAGALVLADGGLAIIDEFDKMRPEDRISIHEAMEQQTISISKAGIVARLNARASVLAAGNPKWGMYDINKPFPDNVILPPTILSRFDLIFVVRDFIQMEKDRRLARHILDVHSDYDKFAPEIDPQLLKKYIIYAKRYVKPKLTEEAKNLIETFFVALRGSALSSSNQEGGQTPVPITARQLEAIVRLAEAHAKMSLKNEITEEDAEEAIRLTVSFLTSVGLDIETNTIDANIITTGASLQSRKLMSILVDSLKRLTETKQCVRSEDLVNDIVNNHKVAKDKVIEALQRAHREGMIIEIRNGCYKPA
- a CDS encoding GINS complex subunit Sld5; this translates as MKFEKRLKLLSYDSMVRRTKVLMKKDYILSLSGGTINAKKGDEIDLPRWQALYLKSIDVADIKEEEVDINYLNSYHFKEKRNQAPNQLSPLPQDFYIKISSFIKSLDKAISQNPTHMLINDREAAEKNFIELSESRLLKLIRLSQTNGDDLRDRMTPEEFLIYSTIKNIIFSWRSYILNLSKGGVNNEQ
- a CDS encoding HTH domain-containing protein, yielding MDIEKILASKGKVRILKVLMKEGQINISRLAKLTGLHHDVIVKNMEELKEMGIVEEKRYGRLRIYMIDLRDPKISGLYEIFKEIENL
- the moaC gene encoding cyclic pyranopterin monophosphate synthase MoaC translates to MAQMVDVTNKPIIYREAVASGEIKLREETIKRILNKEIEKGDVEAVASVASIMAAKDASKIIPLAHPLPITGVSVNFSYDKNTVKITVKVKTKAETGVEMDALAGVTAGLLAVWDMVKQYEKDSLGMYPNTMITNVKVESKIKKED
- a CDS encoding DEAD/DEAH box helicase; the protein is MPNDITKKLMELMGYESLYPPQQMALEKDLENGKSLLIASPTASGKTFIALDAILNSLNKKKKRAIYTAPLRSIASQKYREFKRVEEMGYKVRLSIGDYEEGPPKSDILITTYERLDSIIRNSPNILNEIGSVVIDEVHYVDDEKRGPVLETLISKILYKNPELQIVALSATVPNAEEISKWINSDLVYSTWRPVPLYEGVYKDGLIKFIDGKTKEIETIAKEPSIDLIIDESNQGGQSLVFSQSRKRVVQLAKKSSSFYQYYKYDKNLAKNFSKKILSTNGPRSLREELSQLILKGVAYHHAGLSNEQRSIVEEAFERNAITAIFATPTLAAGVNLPARRVIVEEYYRFERGYRSPIKVSEYKQLAGRAGRPGLDPYGEAIIAAKKSDEFEDLFQIYIKGNLERLESKLSGLKGLRHSVLGAVASGIANDYESIYELHKKTLYYIQRGEKTITQLLKTAIKQLIDWELINEENKKLIPTNLGYVTSKTYLDPESIPILKNILNKIKKINETLILYIISSMPDINPFIVNKSEEDKIMDRVIEDAPELIDIIDWMGPDEVEIIKTMFVLKDWINEVSEDKISENYNIGPGDLASLTDNAKWVTRSLGEICEVLGLPSDVVGQFKLLEKRIENGVKTELLELVNIPEVGRVRARKLYNAGYKNLASLATANPKDLLKISGIGSSTVLKIMEYFNRESEVKDLKKDEE